A stretch of DNA from Misgurnus anguillicaudatus chromosome 15, ASM2758022v2, whole genome shotgun sequence:
CAGCCAAAGCAGGAGACTGGGTCTTCAACACTGTCATGTTGTCCAAGCATCTGATGTTTCCAGTAAAAATAATGCCTGATGATGTGAGCTTGATGCATGCAGGAAACATCCGATCAGTGACACTGAAGAGATGATGATGAGCTGCTCCATTTAAAAGTCAAATTCAGACATGTCCGGGCAAGCTTGTGGGCGAAACTGTTAAAAACTGCCATTTAATATCTATTCGACAAGTTTGAAGATGCTAAAACTGCTTGGATTAGTATTAAACtgataataattatatttcaaACTCGATAAGCTACGTGCtgtttactgtttttaaaaaacgctcAGTTAAAGAAACACTACAAAATAAGAGACCTGCCTCAAAAACTTTCTAACACAATGAAAActtcttaaaataaatcttaaataatgatcttaaaacaaacaataattttGCGTATTATTAAATTACGTTTAATTTATAcgtttaaaattacaaaagcaaaaaaattaagagtaacttttatttgtctttttgtttATGCACTAAAAAATCGCGGAGTTTAAAAACGTAATTTCTGACAGTTGGTATGGCaatcataaattgttaaaaCAGGTCAATTTTCTTACAAAAATATCTTTAGATAAATAAAGAGACGTGGTAATTTTGAAGTGTtacgtttaaataaaaaaaaaacatgtaataggTATGgcgtcttttattttgaaaaatatttttccagCTTCACACTTTACCACAGAAAGCATGACACAGCGCTTGTTGGCGTGATGTGTTGACTTTTAGTGGTTCGGTTGTTTTTTATGTAACCAAATTTTGACATGTTTTATGCCACATTTTTAATTGTCTGCTATTGATAGGAAATCTCAACGTTTAAGGTAAGACATTTTTTGATTCATTTGGTCttgtaaatgcattatatacttgttttattttgtataatgAGACACGATCTCATATTTTAAAAGTAGTTTAATTTCTTAGTTTAAGACACGCCCCTATATAACTTTGAAATGAATGACGTTTTTCAGAATACACTTCAAAGATGCCGCCACGCGTCGATGACGTGATGAAGCTCTGTTGCGAACTATCCGCAAATCAACAAGTAAAGACAACAGTGAAGCAGTCTGGGAAGGGGGCAGTGGCAGCTGGTGGTCTGGCTTTTGCAGGAGGATTATTAGGGGGTCCTCTAGGCATTGCAGTGGGCAAGTACCATTTGCTTCAACATGCTTTGAGGAAAGCATAGTGTGATGTTCTGATATATAATATACTGTCTTTTTAAGGTGGTGCTGTTGGCGGCCTGCTTGGATGTTGGATGACCAGTGGACAATTTAAACCTCTACCCCAGGTTATCATGGAACTGACACCAGACCAGCAGAAGAGACTTTATGAGGATATTGCTGCCATCCTAGACTCCATAACATGGACTGATGTTGCACAGTTAACTGCCCTTGTAATGGGAAATGCCACACTACAGCAGCAGGTGACGGCAGCCCTTTTGGGCTATATTCATAGGGAGCTTCAAGCTGAAGTGCACTATGTAGACTGACATTTTCTCACCATCATTTCAATGCCAATCAGGTGTCATAAAGGTTATGGGTTAGATGCTTGAGTACTGTAGTTAGAATTTGCTGAAATGTTTGATATGGTACACTTGAATCGGATCATCAATGATATTTTTCCTAATCTAATGGAAtcatgtttggtttcattttagGACATGTGTAATGGAGCCATGGATTTAATTATGCGAATAGTTCAGAAAATATGTGATTATGCTTTTGTTCAGTGCTGACTTGAATTTTATCTGATTAtgaaatgaaatatattttgtcttCTGGAAGAACTGTTTCTAGATGCATGGCCAGTAAAAAGCCTCAAAAACAGATTGttgattgttttaaaatgtgtatttattaAGGATATGGCAAGACAAATAAAGTCATTCAGAGGAAATGTCTCTTCATCCAACAATTACAGTATCCTCATCAGGAAATTCATAAAAAGGCACCTCCAGGTTGAGGGGTGCAGGTCCTTTTCTAATCCTGCCCGATGCATCATAATGCGACCCGTGGCAGGGGCAGTAGTACCCACCGTAGTCACCAGCATTTGCAATTGGGACACAACCAAGATGAGTGCAGACTCCAATGACGATAACCCAAGAAGGGTTGGTGACACGATCTCTGTCGTGTTCGGGATCTCGAAGCTCTGAAAGGTCTACAGTCTGCTCGGCTGCGATCTCCTTCTCTGTTCTGTGGCGGACGAAGAGAGGCTTACCTCTCCACTTAAAGGTCATATTTTTCCCCTCTGGTATATCAGACAACTTGATCTCGATTTTGGACAAGGCCAGGACGTCAGCAGATGCACTCATTGAAGAAACGAACTGGCTCACCACGGTTTTGGCCGCGTAGACCCCCACCACAGCAGTGGCCCCGGTAAACAAGTAAGAGAAGGCCTTTCTAGCATCACCACTGTGCTGGGAAGATTTCTTAGGATCCATCACCTCAACACGACGATAATCAGAGAAGTCAGGAATTTTGATATCGGTGTGAGCAAGACGTGCTCCCAAATGGCCTAATAGAGAAATAAACATCACAAATGGCGTTATTATGTTAACATTTATGTTAACACTTATCCAAAGtcacttacagtgcatttaagctatATACATTTTGCATTTTCCCTGGAAATCAACCATATGATctttgcattgctaacacaATATTTAACCAATATGGTAATTGTATtaccacagttttttttttacaaacaagaTGGTTCAACTATGGCTACTATAGGAAGACAAAAGTGCATTTGTGTAAGTAATACTTTACTACATAGCTATTACCATAGTTTAACTGTCATTTTCGTGAATAtacatttgcagaataaaggaACAACCTGATTAATAATGCAAACTTTACAGGTGTTTACCAACCAACAGGAATGTCAGAAATGCCTAGAGCCTGACCAGCCTGTCAACTCACATGAACGCGTTTACGTGATCACCTTACCGGTCAGAGAAGCCGGTCGAGCAGAGTTCATCATCACGTCTCCAGTGTTTACTACTGAGGGCACTAAGGCTTTCATCGGACCACAAGCCTGCAAGTAAGGGGACAAAGACCCCCAACGAGCGGCTAGGGACAACATTTTAACCCGCTTTAGAGATCTTTAAACACCGTTCGGTCACACCGACCTTTGAAGAGCGAGCTTGTTTCTGTAAAGCTCCTCCCACCGCGACTCATAGGTGACCGGACGGTGCCTGAACGGAAAGCgtataataaaataagaaaaagtgATGAAAttccttttataaaactattaaaatgttcaattaatttaaatgaGTTAATTATCACctcaatttttaatttaaaaacgtttaatATTTTCTAGTAgttgatatattttaagtggCATCGTAAGCGCATTCTCTTGAAGATGTAAACAGTTGTCGGGATCCGCACGATGGTCACCTGAAAATTAAACATGAGATTATTTAGGCGTAAAATAGCGATCATAGTTGTTCTTGCTTATGCTATATTTTCACTGTATGCCGcatataatgtgttttttagtaAAAGGGTCATATCTCGTGTTCATCGAGTAGTCAAAAAGGGCTCTGCGACTTTAGGTAAGAGAATGAAGGATAATAACCAATATCATTTTTCAAGTTAGTCTTATGATAAAAATACAACGTGCTGTTGCTATATACGCTACATATCGTCCATAAATATTTGCATTAATTCAAGCCTCTAACAGATTTGTTGAATACGGTCTATGTTTCCAGATAATGGGAACGCAGGAGAGGAAGCGTGGAACCCGTGGGAAGAAGACGAGCGTGCTTACTCTATTGCAGTCCAAAAAAATCGAGATGCATTCAGATCATACCAAGAACAAATTGCTATTAGCAGGCCAAAAAGATATAAAGTTCATATCTGGGGAAAAGCTGCCATAGGTAAAATAGAGATTtaattcagaaaaaaatgttattattacattattacatGTCTTTTCGAAAAGATATTGCTTGTTTTGCCTTGGTTGTTTTTGCATGCTAATATGATTTGTTAATAACTTAATGTGAAAataacatgaataaaaaaaggCATTTCCCGGTTTACATTTTGCTAGGACTTTATCTCTGGGAACACATTTTAGAAGGTCCTCTCAACCCACCGGACAAATCTAGCCAATGGAGAGAAGGGGAGATCGAGTCGGGGAAGATCAATTTCAGGTAATCTcaaatgtcatgggtttgattcccagggaacacacatgctgattaGATTCATGCCATTGAAATAGCTTTGGATTATTTATGCCGAATGCAGAAATATCATACATTTTGGTTATGCCAATCTGTGCCCAGTTTCTACACAGGTCCAGCGGTAGTCCAAGGACACATTGCTCTCGACACAGACAGTGTGGTATTAGTGCTGAATGGTCGTGTGCAGCAAAAAATATCCTACTCCATCCAGTGGCTTCAGTACGTCCAGGGCCTGGTGCAGGCACACACTGTGTCCCGAGTGGCTGTGGTCCTTTTGGGCAATGAGGAGTGCAATAATGACTGGATAAGTTCTTACCTGAAAAGGAATGGAGGATTTGTGGACCTTCTCTTCCTTGTGTATGACAGCCCTTGGGTCAATGATAAAGACATCTTCCAGTGGCCGCTAGGTGTTGCCACGTAAgatttagtttttcttttatacatttttagtcTTGGAAAgagtttgtttatatatttcctCTTATGGATTGTTTTTATATtgggattttctttttctgcagCTACAGGAATTTCCCTGTAATCTCACTTAGCAGTCATATGATAAACTCTGCTAGACCATACCTCTGCAACTTCCTCGGGACTGTCTACAAAAATTCCTCAAGGGAAACTCTGATGAACATCCTTAAGCAGAAAGGAATGGAGAAAGAGTGTATCATGCATGCTAGAGAGAAGTATGTATTTCTGGAAGTAATGTGTGTTCTGTCTGTTTTTGTAGTTATATACTTgatttttatatactttatattaCATGAGTGACTAGATAAGGTAAGTCAAGTGTTCCCAAGATCACacatgaaaaaaatgtatacctttggataaaaatctgcctttaaaaaaaaaaatgcaataaagcttttattgctttgtgtTTCAAAAGACATATCATAACAAAAatgaaatagaacagtataCCCTTAAAGTTGCAGGATTGTGCAAGTATTGCTTTGTTTTACAATACTTTTTGCATGCTGTATCATCAGGTGGCTTCCTCAGGAGACGACTGACACTTCCAGAAAGTACCAGATGGCGTTAGCACAAAGTGACCTCACCCTTTGTCCAGTAGGAATAAACACAGAGAGCTATCGCATCTATGAAGCATGTGCCTATGGCTCTGTGCCTGTAGTGGAGGACGTCCTGACTCCAGGGGATTGTTCAGCCAGCACCCGGTCCCCACTCCGACTACTTAAAGATGCAGGAGCACCCTTCATCTTTCTCAAGGACTGGAAGGAGCTGTCCGTTATCCTGGAGAAGGAACGGGGAATGAGCCAGAAAGAGAAAACGGAGAGGAGAATGAAACTGCTGGAGTGGTACAATGCTTTCCGTCAGCAGATGAAGGACAAGTTTACAGAGGTCCTGGAAGAGGCATTTTTTAAAGTCAGTTAGGATAAGCTTAGGGAATGTTATTTTGACTCACAGCGATGCTATGCATCGATATCGTATTTTTAAAGatactttttttgtttagtttgtGTACTGTGAAGTTTTATTTGTGATGTGTTTGTAGTGTAAGTTGTTAAGTTGATGTTAATCAAATGCTGCTGTGCGTTAATGCCcttaatgtattaatttattatacatCATGCCATTTCATGAAAATAATCCAAGCACTTACCCAAGTAAGTGTATACTTTATATAGTAGCCTATAGTTTAATAAATTATGTACctagctgtgttttattaagtTAGTAATTAGTTTAGACAGTAAatttaacattacatttttcACATGTGTCATATGTTGTTTTCAGCTCGGTGCAGTAAAATAAAAGTcatgattttattttgaaactgccTGGTTTTTACAAGCAGTATAAAAATAAGTGTAGATGGGATAGTGTCAGCAATGCAATGGTCATGAGTTTGAACCCCACTTAACGCACGTATTGATAGcatgtatagcttgtaatgcattgtaagtgtctgccaaatgcattaaatatgaaaaaatgtaacaaaaaagaCAGTATGCTGTACcgtaaaaaatgtaacaaaaaagaCAGTATGCTGTACCGTAaaaaattttacaaaaaa
This window harbors:
- the LOC129419726 gene encoding protein C19orf12 homolog — protein: MPPRVDDVMKLCCELSANQQVKTTVKQSGKGAVAAGGLAFAGGLLGGPLGIAVGGAVGGLLGCWMTSGQFKPLPQVIMELTPDQQKRLYEDIAAILDSITWTDVAQLTALVMGNATLQQQVTAALLGYIHRELQAEVHYVD
- the LOC129419724 gene encoding cytochrome b-c1 complex subunit Rieske, mitochondrial — its product is MLSLAARWGSLSPYLQACGPMKALVPSVVNTGDVMMNSARPASLTGHLGARLAHTDIKIPDFSDYRRVEVMDPKKSSQHSGDARKAFSYLFTGATAVVGVYAAKTVVSQFVSSMSASADVLALSKIEIKLSDIPEGKNMTFKWRGKPLFVRHRTEKEIAAEQTVDLSELRDPEHDRDRVTNPSWVIVIGVCTHLGCVPIANAGDYGGYYCPCHGSHYDASGRIRKGPAPLNLEVPFYEFPDEDTVIVG
- the rxylt1 gene encoding ribitol-5-phosphate xylosyltransferase 1: MRLFRRKIAIIVVLAYAIFSLYAAYNVFFSKRVISRVHRVVKKGSATLDNGNAGEEAWNPWEEDERAYSIAVQKNRDAFRSYQEQIAISRPKRYKVHIWGKAAIGLYLWEHILEGPLNPPDKSSQWREGEIESGKINFSFYTGPAVVQGHIALDTDSVVLVLNGRVQQKISYSIQWLQYVQGLVQAHTVSRVAVVLLGNEECNNDWISSYLKRNGGFVDLLFLVYDSPWVNDKDIFQWPLGVATYRNFPVISLSSHMINSARPYLCNFLGTVYKNSSRETLMNILKQKGMEKECIMHAREKWLPQETTDTSRKYQMALAQSDLTLCPVGINTESYRIYEACAYGSVPVVEDVLTPGDCSASTRSPLRLLKDAGAPFIFLKDWKELSVILEKERGMSQKEKTERRMKLLEWYNAFRQQMKDKFTEVLEEAFFKVS